The Streptomyces sp. NBC_01268 genome window below encodes:
- a CDS encoding bacterial proteasome activator family protein, producing MEMPRNDRSQEHPQVLIVGQDGTALGGTQGDDESREVPVTEMVEQPAKVMRIGSMIKQLLEEVRAAPLDEASRVRLKEIHASSVKELEDGLAPELVEELERLSLPFTDEAIPSDSELRIAQAQLVGWLEGLFHGIQTALFAQQMAARAQLEQMRRALPPGASHDDDDDHGPGHGRAVGSGPYL from the coding sequence ATGGAGATGCCGAGGAATGACAGGTCGCAGGAGCACCCCCAGGTCCTCATCGTGGGCCAGGACGGGACGGCGCTCGGCGGCACTCAGGGTGACGACGAATCCCGCGAGGTCCCGGTGACGGAAATGGTCGAGCAGCCTGCGAAGGTCATGCGGATCGGCAGCATGATCAAGCAGCTTCTGGAGGAAGTCAGGGCGGCCCCTCTCGACGAGGCCAGCCGCGTCCGGCTCAAGGAGATCCACGCCAGCTCCGTGAAGGAGCTGGAGGACGGTCTCGCGCCCGAGCTGGTGGAGGAACTGGAGCGGCTCTCCCTGCCGTTCACCGACGAGGCCATCCCCTCCGACTCGGAGCTCAGGATCGCGCAGGCCCAGCTGGTGGGCTGGCTCGAAGGCCTCTTCCACGGCATCCAGACGGCGCTGTTCGCCCAGCAGATGGCGGCCCGCGCCCAGTTGGAGCAGATGCGCCGGGCGCTCCCGCCGGGCGCCTCGCACGACGATGACGACGACCACGGCCCGGGCCACGGGCGCGCGGTCGGGTCGGGGCCGTACCTGTAG
- a CDS encoding FtsX-like permease family protein, whose product MNTWLHSWRAAIRIARRDAWRSKGRSFLVLAMIALPILGVSAFDVTLRSSELTAEQTTERAIGAADARFRDAQVSGVPVYQDPAGEQHTPVKDYDNEPWPDGPTDVRKVIPAGTTVLTDTNGTAKLTTAHGLLQTEVRELKAADPVARGIMRLQEGSFPEKDDEIAATTHFLETSGLTVGSTLTARGFDRTYRITGAYELPNDLKTDQVNALPGAFLAPYGQAVEKAGMQAPALSTTYLVRKPGGFTWNMVQQINAKGVVVVSRAVALDPPSDAEVPLFQKDGWRTYDTSLASDAAALAAAGTVVGLAMLEICLLAGPAFAVGARRSRRQLGLVGANGGARSHIRAIVLSGGLVIGVAAAVVGTVLALILTFALRPLLEDAMGQRFGGFTIRPLELLGIAGLAVLTGLLAAIVPAVTASRQTVLASLTGRRGIRRSSRVLPLVGLGAVLLGAAIALYGSVVSDQFVIVAGGSAIAELGVVAMTPALVGLFGRTGRWLPLSPRLALRDAVRNRGRTAPAVAAVLAAVAGTVAVSTYAASRDAQGLAEYEARLPYGVVAALVTEEGGRDAPAVREAVQRIFPVDVRADVSRIAVGKPGCEPWGGGKGCGRFEVIVPRANECPLWAFSPDGSDPAEKFTKEQRRELSTKDWRCQASPGNGVYFEGGMLVADAPILKILGIDDPGAAKALADGKVVNFLKTQVDRKTGTVGIKLITDTEAADLASQKNQPVPGEVKNLPAYQVPGSPLSYGVQSILSPAAAKAAGLTTVPMGAYFSTDRLPDSEQRQKLDSEIAKLGSTVDLTLEEGYVSKTSLVLLALTVFAGLVTIGAAGIATGLAQADAEADLKTLAAVGAPPRVRRTLSGFQCGVVAAMGVVLGSAAGVLPAIGLRLTEEREQLRFYQENLENGWSSSDTPPYVPIVVPWETLAALLVAVPLGAALLAALVTRSRGALARRAAH is encoded by the coding sequence GTGAACACATGGCTCCACTCCTGGCGGGCCGCGATCCGCATCGCCCGGCGCGACGCCTGGCGCTCCAAGGGCCGCAGCTTCCTCGTCCTCGCGATGATCGCGCTGCCCATCCTCGGCGTGAGCGCCTTCGACGTCACCCTGCGCAGCTCCGAGCTGACCGCCGAGCAGACGACGGAACGCGCCATCGGCGCCGCCGACGCCCGCTTCCGGGACGCCCAGGTCAGCGGGGTGCCGGTCTACCAGGACCCCGCGGGCGAGCAGCACACCCCGGTCAAGGACTACGACAACGAGCCCTGGCCGGACGGCCCGACCGACGTCCGCAAGGTCATCCCGGCCGGCACCACCGTCCTGACCGACACCAACGGCACCGCCAAGCTGACCACCGCGCACGGTCTGCTCCAGACCGAGGTCCGTGAGCTCAAGGCCGCCGACCCCGTCGCCCGCGGCATCATGCGCCTCCAGGAAGGCAGCTTCCCGGAGAAGGACGACGAGATCGCCGCGACCACGCACTTCCTGGAGACCAGCGGCCTGACCGTCGGCTCCACCCTCACCGCGCGCGGCTTCGACCGCACGTACCGGATCACCGGCGCCTACGAGCTCCCCAACGACCTCAAGACGGACCAGGTCAACGCGCTGCCCGGGGCCTTCCTCGCGCCGTACGGGCAGGCCGTCGAGAAGGCCGGGATGCAGGCGCCGGCGCTCTCCACCACGTACCTGGTGCGCAAGCCCGGTGGTTTCACGTGGAACATGGTCCAGCAGATCAACGCCAAGGGCGTCGTGGTCGTCTCGCGTGCCGTGGCCCTCGACCCGCCCTCGGACGCCGAGGTGCCGCTCTTCCAGAAGGACGGCTGGCGCACCTACGACACCAGCCTGGCATCCGACGCCGCCGCGCTCGCCGCCGCGGGCACCGTGGTCGGTCTCGCGATGCTGGAGATCTGCCTGCTCGCCGGCCCCGCCTTCGCGGTCGGCGCCCGGCGCTCGCGCCGGCAGCTCGGACTCGTCGGCGCCAACGGCGGTGCTCGCAGCCACATCCGGGCCATCGTGCTCAGCGGCGGACTCGTCATCGGCGTCGCCGCGGCCGTCGTCGGCACCGTCCTCGCCCTGATCCTCACCTTCGCGCTCCGCCCGCTCCTCGAGGACGCGATGGGCCAGCGCTTCGGCGGCTTCACCATCCGGCCGCTCGAACTCCTCGGCATCGCCGGACTCGCCGTCCTCACCGGACTGCTCGCCGCGATCGTGCCCGCCGTCACCGCCTCCCGGCAGACCGTCCTCGCCTCCCTGACGGGCCGTCGCGGCATCCGCCGCAGCAGCCGGGTGCTGCCCCTGGTCGGCCTCGGCGCCGTCCTCCTCGGCGCGGCCATCGCCCTGTACGGATCGGTGGTCTCCGACCAGTTCGTCATCGTCGCCGGCGGCTCGGCCATCGCCGAGCTGGGCGTGGTCGCCATGACCCCCGCCCTGGTCGGCCTGTTCGGCCGCACCGGCCGCTGGCTGCCGCTCTCGCCGCGCCTCGCCCTGCGGGACGCCGTGCGCAACCGGGGCCGTACGGCACCCGCCGTCGCCGCCGTCCTCGCCGCCGTCGCGGGCACCGTCGCCGTCTCCACCTACGCCGCCAGCCGGGACGCCCAGGGCCTCGCCGAGTACGAGGCACGCCTGCCGTACGGGGTCGTCGCCGCGCTCGTCACCGAGGAGGGCGGCCGGGACGCCCCGGCGGTCCGCGAGGCCGTCCAGCGCATCTTCCCCGTCGATGTCCGCGCCGACGTCTCCCGGATCGCCGTCGGCAAGCCGGGCTGCGAGCCCTGGGGCGGCGGCAAGGGCTGCGGCCGCTTCGAGGTCATCGTCCCGCGGGCCAACGAGTGCCCCCTGTGGGCCTTCTCCCCCGACGGATCCGACCCCGCCGAGAAGTTCACCAAGGAGCAGCGCCGCGAGCTCAGCACCAAGGACTGGCGCTGCCAGGCCAGCCCCGGCAACGGCGTCTACTTCGAGGGCGGCATGCTCGTCGCCGACGCCCCGATCCTCAAGATCCTCGGCATCGACGACCCCGGCGCCGCCAAGGCCCTCGCCGACGGCAAGGTCGTCAACTTCCTGAAGACGCAGGTCGACAGGAAGACCGGCACGGTCGGCATCAAGCTGATCACCGACACCGAGGCCGCCGACCTCGCCTCCCAGAAGAACCAGCCGGTCCCCGGCGAGGTCAAGAACCTCCCCGCCTACCAGGTGCCCGGCTCCCCGCTCTCGTACGGCGTGCAGAGCATCCTCAGCCCGGCCGCCGCCAAGGCCGCAGGACTGACCACCGTCCCCATGGGCGCGTACTTCAGCACCGACCGCCTGCCCGACAGCGAGCAGCGGCAGAAGCTGGACAGCGAGATCGCCAAGCTGGGCAGCACCGTCGACCTCACCCTGGAGGAGGGCTACGTCAGCAAGACCAGCCTCGTCCTCCTCGCGCTGACCGTCTTCGCCGGCCTGGTCACCATCGGCGCGGCCGGCATCGCCACCGGGCTCGCCCAGGCCGACGCCGAGGCCGACCTCAAGACGCTCGCCGCGGTCGGCGCCCCGCCCCGGGTCCGCCGTACGCTCAGCGGCTTCCAGTGCGGAGTCGTCGCCGCGATGGGCGTGGTCCTCGGCTCCGCCGCCGGAGTCCTGCCCGCCATCGGGCTGCGGCTCACCGAGGAGCGCGAGCAGCTGCGCTTCTACCAGGAGAACCTGGAGAACGGCTGGTCCAGCTCGGACACCCCGCCGTACGTGCCGATCGTCGTCCCCTGGGAGACGCTCGCCGCGCTCCTGGTGGCCGTACCGCTGGGCGCCGCGCTGCTGGCCGCCCTGGTGACCCGCTCCCGGGGAGCCCTGGCCCGCCGCGCCGCGCACTAG
- a CDS encoding protein kinase domain-containing protein, producing MAPESGAGGGLPDASAESWGVGGVVGDGRYRLTHRLGRGGMAEVFAAEDVRLGRTVAVKLLRPDLAEDPVSKARFTREAQSVAGLNHHAIVAVYDSGEDLVGGRSVPYIVMELVEGRTIRELLISAEAPGPEQALIIVSGVLEALAYSHQHGIVHRDIKPANVIITHGGAVKVMDFGIARALHGAQSTMTQTGMVMGTPQYLSPEQALGKAVDHRSDLYATGCLLYELLALRPPFTGETPLSVVYQHVQDTPVPPSEVAPAAPPELDGLAMRSLAKDPDDRFQSAEEMRGLIQYGLQMLQEQGGHTGVWNTGPVGTYDTHDPMHTPGGGMGGVGATAVLGPPMGHPMHHTTAQGPILPPMNPDDGGYDGGHGGHGGYGQDGGYGGHGGGKSGRGKLLLFVALALVAIVAGVAYAIDKAGDKNDGSNTKPPAVSDSPSTQSQSPEPSDDPSEETDPPDSSNGGGGQQTYQPTRRPTYEPTKDPTPTDTPSTDPTDTADGGTGTSEGGTEGTTEGTSEGTSTGTSTGTSTGTSSGTGTSTGTSTGTGTSTGTSTGTGTSTGTGTTTGTAAGTG from the coding sequence ATGGCACCCGAATCCGGAGCAGGCGGCGGTCTGCCGGACGCCTCTGCCGAGTCCTGGGGCGTCGGCGGAGTGGTCGGCGACGGTCGCTACCGACTGACCCACCGGCTCGGACGCGGCGGCATGGCCGAGGTGTTCGCCGCCGAGGACGTGCGCCTGGGGCGCACCGTCGCGGTGAAGCTGCTGCGCCCCGACCTCGCGGAGGACCCGGTCTCCAAGGCCCGCTTCACCCGCGAGGCGCAGTCCGTCGCGGGCCTGAACCACCATGCGATCGTGGCGGTCTACGACTCGGGCGAGGACCTGGTCGGCGGCCGTTCCGTGCCGTACATCGTGATGGAGCTGGTCGAGGGCCGCACCATCCGCGAGCTGCTGATCAGCGCCGAGGCGCCGGGCCCCGAGCAGGCCCTGATCATCGTCTCCGGTGTCCTGGAGGCGCTCGCCTACTCGCACCAGCACGGCATCGTGCACCGCGACATCAAGCCGGCGAACGTGATCATCACGCACGGCGGCGCGGTCAAGGTCATGGACTTCGGCATCGCCCGCGCCCTGCACGGCGCGCAGTCGACGATGACCCAGACCGGCATGGTCATGGGCACCCCGCAGTACCTGTCGCCCGAGCAGGCGCTCGGCAAGGCCGTCGACCACCGCTCCGACCTGTACGCGACGGGCTGCCTGCTCTACGAACTGCTCGCGCTGCGGCCCCCGTTCACGGGTGAGACGCCGCTGTCCGTGGTCTACCAGCACGTCCAGGACACCCCGGTCCCGCCGTCCGAGGTGGCGCCCGCGGCGCCGCCGGAGCTCGACGGCCTGGCGATGCGCTCGCTCGCGAAGGACCCGGACGACCGGTTCCAGAGCGCCGAGGAGATGCGCGGCCTGATCCAGTACGGGCTGCAGATGCTCCAGGAGCAGGGCGGCCACACCGGCGTGTGGAACACCGGTCCGGTCGGCACGTACGACACGCACGACCCGATGCACACCCCGGGCGGCGGAATGGGCGGCGTCGGCGCGACGGCCGTCCTCGGCCCCCCGATGGGCCATCCGATGCACCACACGACCGCGCAGGGCCCGATCCTGCCGCCGATGAACCCGGACGACGGGGGCTACGACGGCGGGCACGGCGGCCACGGCGGCTACGGCCAGGACGGCGGCTACGGCGGACACGGCGGCGGCAAGAGCGGCCGCGGCAAGCTGCTGCTGTTCGTGGCGCTCGCGCTGGTCGCGATCGTCGCGGGCGTCGCCTACGCGATCGACAAGGCCGGCGACAAGAACGACGGCAGCAACACGAAGCCGCCGGCCGTCAGCGACTCGCCGTCCACCCAGTCGCAGTCGCCGGAGCCCTCCGACGACCCGTCGGAGGAGACCGACCCGCCGGACTCGTCGAACGGCGGCGGCGGTCAGCAGACCTACCAGCCGACGCGCAGGCCCACGTACGAGCCGACGAAGGACCCGACGCCGACGGACACCCCGTCGACGGATCCGACGGACACGGCCGACGGCGGCACGGGCACGTCCGAGGGCGGCACGGAAGGCACCACCGAGGGCACGAGCGAGGGCACCTCGACCGGCACGTCCACGGGCACCTCGACCGGTACGTCCTCGGGCACCGGCACCTCGACGGGCACGTCGACGGGCACGGGCACCTCGACCGGTACGTCCACGGGCACCGGCACCTCGACCGGTACGGGCACGACGACGGGCACCGCCGCCGGCACGGGCTGA
- a CDS encoding ABC transporter ATP-binding protein encodes MSIQQQPVLRLQQLTRVHGAGATEVHALRGIDLDVYPGELVAVMGPSGSGKSTLLTIAGGLDTPTSGRVIVEDTDITSASVKQLAALRRRSIGYVFQDYNLIPALTAAENVALPRELDGVSARKARTEALAALAEMELGHLADRFPDEMSGGQQQRVAIARALVGDRRLVLADEPTGALDSETGESVLALLRTRCDAGAAGVLVTHEPRFAAWADRVVFLRDGAVVDQTVRSEADSLLTGRAAQQ; translated from the coding sequence ATGTCCATACAGCAGCAGCCCGTGCTGCGTCTGCAGCAGCTGACCCGCGTCCACGGCGCGGGCGCCACCGAGGTCCACGCCCTGCGCGGCATCGACCTCGACGTCTACCCCGGCGAACTCGTCGCCGTCATGGGCCCGTCCGGCTCCGGCAAGTCGACCCTGCTCACCATCGCCGGCGGACTCGACACCCCCACCTCGGGCCGGGTGATCGTCGAGGACACCGACATCACCTCCGCGAGCGTCAAGCAGCTCGCCGCCCTGCGCCGCCGCAGCATCGGCTACGTCTTCCAGGACTACAACCTCATCCCGGCCCTCACCGCCGCCGAGAACGTGGCCCTGCCCCGCGAGCTGGACGGCGTCTCCGCCCGCAAGGCCCGCACCGAGGCCCTCGCCGCCCTCGCCGAGATGGAGCTCGGCCACCTCGCCGACCGCTTCCCCGACGAGATGTCCGGCGGCCAGCAGCAGCGTGTGGCCATCGCCCGCGCCCTCGTGGGCGACCGCCGCCTCGTCCTCGCCGACGAGCCCACCGGCGCCCTCGACTCCGAGACCGGCGAGTCCGTCCTCGCCCTGCTGCGCACCCGCTGCGACGCCGGTGCCGCCGGTGTCCTGGTCACCCACGAGCCGCGCTTCGCCGCCTGGGCCGACCGGGTCGTGTTCCTGCGCGACGGCGCCGTCGTCGACCAGACCGTACGCAGCGAGGCCGACTCGCTCCTGACCGGCCGGGCGGCGCAGCAGTGA
- a CDS encoding NAD(P)H-quinone oxidoreductase: MHAITIPEPGGPEALVWAEVPDPVPAEGEVLVEVVASAVNRADLLQRQGYYDPPPGSSPYPGLECSGRIVALGPGVSGWSVGDEVCALLVGGGYAEKVAVPAGQLLPKPEGVDLATAAALPEVACTVWSNVFMLAHLRPGETLLVHGGASGIGTMAIQLAKAVGARVAVTAGGPEKLARCAELGADILIDYREQDFVEELHKATDGAGADVILDIVGAKYLERNIKALAVNGRVVVIGLQGGVKGELNLGALMAKRGAVLATTLRSRPLSEKAAVVAAVREHVWPLIGAGTVTPVVDRTVPLPEASDAHRAIESGRHVGKVLLLAPRK, from the coding sequence ATGCATGCGATCACGATTCCGGAACCCGGTGGTCCCGAGGCGCTGGTCTGGGCCGAGGTGCCCGACCCCGTCCCCGCCGAGGGCGAGGTCCTCGTCGAGGTGGTGGCGAGCGCCGTCAACCGCGCCGATCTGCTCCAGCGGCAGGGCTACTACGACCCGCCGCCGGGCAGCTCCCCCTACCCCGGCCTGGAGTGCTCCGGCCGGATCGTCGCGCTCGGCCCCGGGGTCTCCGGCTGGTCCGTCGGCGACGAGGTGTGCGCGCTGCTCGTCGGCGGCGGTTACGCGGAGAAGGTCGCCGTCCCGGCGGGGCAGTTGCTCCCGAAGCCCGAGGGCGTGGACCTGGCGACGGCCGCCGCGCTGCCCGAGGTGGCGTGCACGGTCTGGTCGAACGTCTTCATGCTGGCCCACCTGAGGCCGGGCGAGACCCTGCTGGTGCACGGCGGGGCGAGCGGCATCGGCACGATGGCGATCCAGCTGGCCAAGGCGGTCGGCGCGCGGGTCGCGGTCACGGCCGGCGGCCCCGAGAAGCTGGCCCGCTGCGCCGAGCTGGGCGCGGACATCCTCATCGACTACCGCGAGCAGGACTTCGTCGAGGAGCTGCACAAGGCGACGGACGGCGCCGGGGCGGACGTCATCCTGGACATCGTCGGCGCGAAGTACCTGGAGCGGAACATCAAGGCGCTCGCCGTCAACGGGCGGGTGGTCGTCATCGGTCTCCAGGGCGGCGTCAAGGGCGAGTTGAACCTCGGCGCGCTCATGGCCAAGCGCGGGGCCGTCCTGGCGACGACGCTGCGCTCGCGGCCGCTGAGCGAGAAGGCGGCCGTGGTGGCGGCGGTCCGCGAGCACGTCTGGCCGCTGATCGGCGCGGGCACGGTCACCCCGGTCGTGGACCGCACGGTGCCGCTGCCGGAGGCCTCCGACGCGCATCGGGCCATCGAATCGGGGCGTCACGTCGGCAAGGTGCTGCTGCTCGCGCCGCGGAAGTGA
- a CDS encoding PadR family transcriptional regulator gives MSIRHGLLALLERGPRYGSQLRTEFESRTGSTWPLNVGQVYTTLARLERDGMVGQDGEDEAGHALYAITDKGREELRAWFENPVDRTSPARDELAIKLAMAVGAPGVDIRDVIQSQRRHTVKAMQDYTRLKAQAITAVESGGARERDDVAWLLVLEQLIFQTEAEARWLDHCESRLIRLSALSAASPAPPVPPGAPSHTAPTASALPGATGVS, from the coding sequence ATGTCGATCCGCCACGGGCTTCTCGCCCTCCTCGAACGCGGCCCCCGCTACGGCTCGCAGCTCCGCACGGAGTTCGAGTCCCGCACCGGCTCCACCTGGCCGCTCAACGTCGGACAGGTCTACACGACCCTGGCCCGGCTCGAACGGGACGGCATGGTCGGCCAGGACGGCGAGGACGAGGCCGGACACGCGCTCTACGCGATCACCGACAAGGGTCGTGAGGAGCTGCGCGCCTGGTTCGAGAACCCCGTCGACCGCACCAGCCCCGCCCGCGACGAGCTCGCCATCAAGCTGGCCATGGCGGTCGGGGCGCCCGGCGTCGACATCCGCGACGTCATCCAGTCCCAGCGCCGGCACACCGTGAAGGCGATGCAGGACTACACCCGGCTCAAGGCGCAGGCGATCACCGCCGTCGAGAGCGGGGGCGCCCGCGAGCGCGACGACGTCGCCTGGCTGCTCGTCCTGGAGCAGCTGATCTTCCAGACCGAGGCGGAGGCCCGCTGGCTGGACCACTGCGAGTCCCGGCTGATCCGGCTCTCGGCGCTCTCCGCCGCCTCACCCGCACCACCCGTTCCGCCCGGGGCGCCGTCCCACACCGCTCCGACCGCTTCAGCCCTGCCGGGAGCCACGGGGGTTTCGTAA
- a CDS encoding potassium channel family protein produces the protein MAREAGEKVTGSRIRLPSRVVENPLRQVGKRLLMALGVLLLTVFIVYIDRAGYHDNADDSVDFLDSVYYATVTLSTTGYGDIVPYSDSARLANILLVTPLRVLFLIILVGTTLEVLTERTREEFRLRRWRTALRDHTVIVGFGTKGRSAIQTLCATGLRKDQIVIVDPSTKVIEAANADGFVGVVGDATRSDVLLRAEVQKARQIVIATQRDDTAVLVTLTARQLNRGAKIVAAVREEENAPLLRQSGADAVITSASAAGRLLGLSVLSPSAGTVMEDLIQQGSGLDLVERPVTKAEAGRSVRETDDLVVSVLRGHRLLGYDDPAASPLQLTDRVITIMRAAPVTPLTTPSDD, from the coding sequence ATGGCCCGGGAAGCCGGGGAGAAGGTGACGGGCTCCCGGATCAGGCTGCCGAGCCGCGTGGTGGAGAATCCCCTGCGCCAGGTCGGCAAACGCCTGCTCATGGCGCTGGGCGTGCTGCTCCTGACCGTCTTCATCGTCTACATCGACCGGGCCGGCTATCACGACAACGCCGACGACTCGGTCGACTTCCTCGACTCCGTCTACTACGCGACGGTCACCCTTTCCACCACGGGCTACGGCGACATCGTCCCGTACAGCGACTCGGCGCGGCTGGCGAACATCCTGCTGGTCACGCCGCTGCGCGTGCTGTTTCTGATCATCCTGGTCGGAACCACCCTCGAGGTCCTCACGGAGCGGACCCGGGAGGAGTTCCGGCTGCGCCGCTGGAGGACCGCCTTGCGCGACCACACCGTCATCGTCGGGTTCGGCACGAAGGGGCGTTCGGCGATCCAGACGCTCTGCGCGACCGGTCTGCGCAAGGACCAGATCGTCATCGTCGATCCCTCCACCAAGGTGATCGAGGCGGCCAACGCCGACGGTTTCGTCGGGGTCGTCGGCGACGCGACCCGCAGCGACGTGCTGCTCCGCGCCGAGGTGCAGAAGGCCCGTCAGATCGTCATCGCCACCCAGCGCGACGACACGGCCGTCCTGGTCACCCTGACGGCCCGCCAGCTCAACCGCGGGGCGAAGATCGTCGCCGCGGTCCGCGAGGAGGAGAACGCGCCGCTGCTGCGCCAGTCCGGCGCCGACGCGGTGATCACCAGCGCCTCCGCAGCCGGGCGGCTGCTCGGCCTGTCGGTGCTCAGCCCGAGCGCGGGCACCGTGATGGAGGACCTGATCCAGCAGGGCTCCGGACTCGACCTCGTGGAACGGCCGGTGACCAAGGCCGAGGCGGGGCGGAGCGTCCGGGAGACGGACGACCTGGTGGTGAGCGTGCTGCGCGGCCACCGGCTGCTCGGTTACGACGATCCCGCCGCCAGCCCGCTGCAGTTGACGGACCGTGTGATCACCATCATGCGGGCCGCGCCGGTCACCCCGCTCACCACGCCGAGCGACGACTAG
- a CDS encoding protein kinase domain-containing protein gives MSQDGAQGRYAGGSVAGGRYQLRDLLGEGGMASVYLAYDSALDRQVAIKTLHTELGREQSFRERFRREAQAVAKLSHTNIVSVFDTGEDTLDGAVMPYIVMEYVEGQPLGSVLASDVRQYGAMPADKALKVTGDVLAALETSHEMGLVHRDIKPGNVMMTKRGVVKVMDFGIARAMQSGVTSMTQTGMVVGTPQYLSPEQALGRGVDARSDLYSVGIMLFQLLTGRLPFDADSPLAIAYAHVQEEPVAPSSVNRAVTPAMDALVARALKKNPNERFPSAAAMRDECLRVLSAGQTGAPMIVAGGPVQSGSGVGSAVFPPVGQTPPPSTHGMQTPYQPTPQPGPYGVPTPAPSYGYPQQVPTPPPAPVYQTPAPMSAPMPGPYTVPQQQAHAPVVGGGASPNRSKIAIGALALLVVAGVVTGISLYDREPADEPVANGPSQSSSAAPGYKGPDLTKTIATKKCTEPSESSNDPDKFEVPDFTYKNIQSVKACIQAAGWKIKAESSVDEATFGQGTVITQYPRQGTDIAKDDAEFTLQVSTGNPPQ, from the coding sequence ATGAGCCAGGACGGCGCACAGGGCCGCTATGCGGGCGGTTCGGTCGCGGGCGGCCGGTACCAGCTTCGCGACCTTCTCGGCGAGGGCGGCATGGCGTCGGTGTACCTGGCGTACGACAGCGCCCTGGACCGCCAGGTCGCCATCAAGACGCTGCACACCGAACTCGGCCGCGAACAGTCCTTCCGCGAACGGTTCCGCCGCGAGGCGCAGGCCGTGGCGAAGCTGTCGCACACGAACATCGTCTCGGTCTTCGACACCGGCGAGGACACCCTCGACGGCGCCGTCATGCCGTACATCGTCATGGAGTACGTGGAGGGGCAGCCGCTCGGCTCGGTCCTCGCCTCCGACGTGCGCCAGTACGGCGCGATGCCGGCCGACAAGGCGCTGAAGGTCACCGGCGACGTGCTCGCCGCGCTGGAGACCAGCCACGAAATGGGCCTGGTCCACCGGGACATCAAGCCGGGCAACGTGATGATGACCAAGCGCGGCGTGGTCAAGGTCATGGACTTCGGCATCGCGCGCGCCATGCAGTCGGGGGTCACCTCGATGACCCAGACCGGCATGGTCGTCGGCACCCCGCAGTACCTCTCCCCCGAGCAGGCCCTGGGCCGCGGCGTCGACGCCCGCTCCGACCTCTACTCGGTCGGCATCATGCTCTTCCAGCTCCTGACGGGCCGGCTGCCCTTCGACGCCGACTCGCCGCTCGCCATCGCCTACGCCCACGTCCAGGAGGAGCCGGTCGCCCCGTCCTCCGTGAACCGCGCGGTGACCCCCGCGATGGACGCGCTGGTGGCCCGCGCCCTGAAGAAGAACCCGAACGAGCGCTTCCCCAGCGCCGCCGCGATGCGCGACGAGTGCCTGCGGGTGCTGTCGGCCGGGCAGACCGGCGCGCCGATGATCGTCGCGGGCGGCCCGGTGCAGAGCGGTTCGGGCGTCGGCTCCGCCGTCTTCCCGCCGGTGGGCCAGACCCCGCCGCCCTCGACGCACGGCATGCAGACCCCGTACCAGCCGACGCCGCAGCCGGGCCCCTACGGGGTGCCGACGCCGGCGCCGTCGTACGGCTATCCGCAGCAGGTCCCGACGCCCCCGCCGGCGCCCGTCTACCAGACGCCCGCGCCGATGTCCGCGCCCATGCCGGGGCCGTACACCGTGCCCCAGCAGCAGGCCCACGCCCCCGTCGTGGGCGGCGGCGCCTCGCCGAACCGGTCGAAGATCGCCATCGGCGCCCTCGCGCTGCTCGTGGTCGCCGGTGTGGTCACGGGCATCTCGCTCTACGACCGCGAGCCCGCGGACGAGCCCGTCGCGAACGGCCCGAGCCAGAGCAGCAGCGCCGCCCCCGGCTACAAGGGCCCGGACCTCACCAAGACCATCGCCACCAAGAAGTGCACGGAGCCGTCCGAGTCGAGCAACGACCCGGACAAGTTCGAGGTCCCGGACTTCACGTACAAGAACATCCAGTCGGTGAAGGCCTGCATCCAGGCCGCAGGCTGGAAGATCAAGGCCGAGTCCTCGGTCGACGAGGCGACCTTCGGCCAGGGCACGGTCATCACCCAGTACCCGCGCCAGGGCACCGACATCGCGAAGGACGACGCCGAGTTCACCCTCCAGGTTTCCACCGGCAATCCGCCGCAGTGA